From the genome of Clostridia bacterium, one region includes:
- a CDS encoding lysophospholipid acyltransferase family protein, producing the protein MPAARLDVQEKIKELEANGQFDQHLNPIDYDIILPIEKFSYIKKGFERIKIFFQNTFIVKPFTLRLNKKVTKTIVLGRENLKGIKSAVVTCNHIFMYDCLVAKYGLRGHKLRITAAEFNNRKGFLGEMMRAGGLMPFSSKYEDMKRFNRAFEYLLKKNYYILFYPEQAMWYMYDKPRPYKNGAFHYAVKHNVPIIPMFITFRNSGKFDENGMEDKYFTLHIMEPIYPKKELDNKENIEYMKNRNYEMCCNKYFEVYGKKVEYNTKD; encoded by the coding sequence ATGCCTGCCGCAAGATTAGATGTGCAAGAAAAGATCAAAGAATTAGAAGCTAACGGTCAATTTGACCAGCATCTAAATCCTATTGATTATGATATTATTTTACCTATAGAGAAATTTAGTTATATAAAGAAAGGTTTTGAAAGAATAAAGATTTTTTTCCAAAACACATTTATAGTAAAACCTTTTACTTTACGGCTTAACAAAAAAGTTACTAAAACGATAGTTTTGGGAAGAGAAAATCTAAAAGGTATAAAATCCGCAGTAGTCACATGCAATCATATTTTTATGTATGATTGCCTTGTGGCTAAATACGGTTTAAGGGGACATAAGTTAAGAATTACGGCTGCCGAGTTTAATAATAGAAAAGGATTTTTAGGCGAGATGATGCGTGCTGGTGGTTTGATGCCGTTTAGTTCAAAATATGAGGACATGAAAAGGTTTAACCGCGCTTTTGAATACTTGCTTAAAAAGAATTATTATATTTTATTTTATCCTGAGCAAGCCATGTGGTACATGTATGATAAGCCCAGACCATATAAAAACGGAGCCTTTCATTACGCAGTAAAGCATAATGTACCTATAATACCAATGTTTATTACATTCAGAAACTCCGGGAAATTTGACGAAAACGGAATGGAGGATAAATATTTTACTCTGCACATAATGGAGCCGATTTATCCCAAAAAAGAGCTAGATAATAAAGAAAACATTGAATATATGAAAAACAGGAATTATGAAATGTGCTGTAACAAATATTTTGAGGTTTATGGAAAAAAAGTAGAATATAATACCAAAGATTAA